The following are encoded in a window of Procambarus clarkii isolate CNS0578487 chromosome 33, FALCON_Pclarkii_2.0, whole genome shotgun sequence genomic DNA:
- the LOC123765390 gene encoding mucin-2-like — protein MGPLRPPQGTTQTTPRDHSDHTMGPLRPPQGTTQTTPRDHSDHTKVPLRPPQGTTQTTPRDYSDHTKGPLRPLQGTTQTTQRDHSDHTKGPLRPPQGTTQTTQRDHSDHPKGPLRPLQGTTQTTPRDHPDHTKGPLRPHHGTTQTTPRDHSDHSKGPLRPHQGTTQTTPRDHSDHSKGPLRPHQGTTQTTPRDHSDHSKGPLRPPQGTTQTTPRDHSDHTKGPLRPLQGTTQTTPRDHSDHPKGPLRPLQGTTQTTPRDHSDHPKGPLRPLQGTTQTTPRDHSDHTKGPLRPPQGTTQTTPRDHSDHPKGPLRPLQGTIQTTPRDHSDHTKGPLRPHQGTTQTTPRDHSDHTKGPLRSHQGTTQTTSRDHSDHT, from the coding sequence ATGGGACCACTCAGACCACCCCAAGGGACCACTCAGACCACTCCAAGGGACCACTCAGACCACACCATGGGACCACTCAGACCACCCCAAGGGACCACTCAGACCACTCCAAGGGACCACTCAGACcacaccaaggtaccactcagacCACCCCAAGGGACCACTCAGACCACTCCAAGGGACTACTCAGACCACACCAAGGGACCACTCAGACCACTCCAAGGAACCACTCAGACCACCCAAAGGGACCACTCAGACCACACCAAGGGACCACTCAGACCACCCCAAGGGACCACTCAGACCACCCAAAGGGACCACTCAGACCACCCCAAGGGACCACTCAGACCACTCCAAGGGACCACTCAGACCACCCCAAGGGACCACCCAGACCACACCAAGGGACCACTCAGACCACACCATGGGACCACTCAGACCACCCCAAGGGACCACTCAGACCACTCCAAGGGACCACTCAGACCACACCAAGGGACCACTCAGACCACCCCAAGGGACCACTCAGACCACTCCAAGGGACCACTCAGACCACACCAAGGGACCACTCAGACCACCCCAAGGGACCACTCAGACCACTCCAAGGGACCACTCAGACCACCCCAAGGGACCACTCAGACCACTCCAAGGGACCACTCAGATCACACCAAGGGACCACTCAGACCACTCCAAGGGACCACTCAGACCACCCCAAGGGACCACTCAGACCACCCCAAGGGACCACTCAGACCACTCCAAGGGACCACTCAGACCACCCCAAGGGACCACTCAGACCACCCCAAGGGACCACTCAGACCACTCCAAGGGACCACTCAGACCACACCAAGGGACCACTCAGACCACACCAAGGGACCACTCAGACCACCCCAAGGGACCACTCAGACCACACCAAGGGACCACTCAGACCACCCCAAGGGACCACTCAGACCACTCCAAGGGACCATTCAGACCACACCAAGGGACCACTCAGATCACACCAAGGGACCACTCAGACCACATCAAGGGACCACTCAGACCACACCTAGGGACCACTCAGACCACACCAAGGGACCACTCAGATCACACCAAGGGACCACTCAGACCACATCAAGGGACCACTCAGACCACACCTAG